The genomic interval ATTATTGTCCGGATACCGCCAAGACTCACCTGCCCTACCCACGTCAAGAACGCGTGCTCGcgcgcgagcgagcgagcgctTCTCCCGCAAACTATCGCGTCTGATGTATAACAGCAAAAGTAGCCTTCGGTAGCCTTAAACCGAAGTAAAAGTGAACCCATTTCTGCAGAGGTGATCTTTagtttggtttgttttttttgcttttttttttttttttcttccagcaaTCGAGATCGCCGGTTCCTTCACAATGACTTTCACATCTCCTCGCCAACGGGGGAAGGTAAacgttttttctccctttttgtttttctctcttttttttttttttctcttcctccttgttcgcggttctttttattttacgcggGTTTTACACCATGACCGTGTAACCGGACTTGACGATTGGCCACTGATTAGTGCCGCGGGTAAATGCGAGAGTTGCCGCACggtttgattaattattccatGCGAGGAAAATCGAAAGTGTTCCGCGAATTTCGTTTTATAGTCTGCGAAGGTGAaggtaaaaatgattttcagaCGTTTATAGTCTGCAACTTGATGctatttgtgaaaaattattcttcgccGGATTTATTGCTtcatttgtttcgtttctcttgCGTATTTACGTTTTTGCAAGTGGACCcgcgaaatttcaacgtttcgttgaaaaaaaaaaaaaaagaagaaattaaacgAAAGACTTATCGGAGTCGGATCAATTCGGTTTTTGCGAGCTTTCGAAAATACAGCCATTACTTACTTTTTACTGAAAACTTTCGTACGGTGAGAACGAAGGTATAGATATCGACGGAGTGTGTCAATATTCAGCGAGGAAGCACGTATATCTGCCGATTGTTTATTACCCGCTGAATCGGCCGAGTAATTTGCTTCGCACTCGAAGGTAAAGGCAAAACAGCGAACGAAGTATGATTCTTATGAGAATAACACATTTTATTACAAaatagtataaaaaaaaaaaaagaaggaaactaTACAACAACCATCATTCGTCAATGTCGAGAAAACATCTAACAGGATGAAACGATGATCAACAACATCATAAATAGGCAACGAGTTTTCCTAAATTAACTATAAATACGTCAACCATTTCACCTAATCGATTCGCTTTCGTTGTTTCAATGTTCGCAGTTTCACGTCCACACGTCTCGTCAGTGTCGTGTAATTGTCGTTACCGTCGTGATTGTCGTTCGGCAAAACGGACCCGGACAACGATCCTCGTCTTCGTCCGAGAACCGCGTTAACCGCAGAAATAGCGGGAGAAGATTCTTCACCCGGTAAACTTTCGATGTCCAGTCCTCCGATCgttacccctccccccctctaaTATTTGCCACCGGGACTCGAGTACGAGATGGTGTCGTATTTGTTACTTCCGGCGGCGTAGTTGTCCTGCAGGGATTTGCCGGAGTAGCGTATGTATCTTGGCGCCTGGGCGGAATAAGCTCCGTGGGAGTCGCTCGGACTTCCGTAGGAAGAGGAGGGGGCCGAAGAGTACGAGGAGTACGACGAACCGGAATCAGATCCGGAGTAAGATCCCGAAGAGATGGGCAGACTGTAGCTCGAACTGTCGGCGGATCCACTGGACAAGCCGATGTGGGACGACGAGGGGCTGTAAGAGTCCGAGATCCCGTGGGAGGAAGAGGGTAGACTGTAACCGGACGAGGATCCGTGAGAGCTGGCCGATGCCAGGGCGCTGAGGATCGCCGCGGAGCCGTGCCCCGATCCGGAGGAGGATCCGAGGCTGTACCCCGAGGATACCGACGGAGCGCCGTAGCTCGAGCTCGGGGATGACGAGGAGAGGCTGTAGCCGGAACCGGAGGACGAGGGGACGCCGTAGCTTTCTCCCGAAGATGACGACGGGTGGCTGTAGCcggaagacgaagacgaaggagCGCCGTAGCTGGACGAAATTGAAACCGAGGACGAAGGATGGCTGTAGCTGGTCGATTCTCCGGATTGGGAGTGGTAGCTCGATCCCGAAGAAGATGGAACGGTGTAGCCGGCGCTCGACGACGAGGGGTAGCTGTAGCTGGACGAACCGGAGGAGAGTCCGTGAGACGAACCGGACGACGAGGGGATGCTGTAGCTGGACACCGAGGACACGGGCGCGGAGTAGCTCGACGAAATTCCGTGGGAAGAACCGGATGAGCTCGACAGCGGTAGGCTATATGAAGATCCGTGAAGTCCTGACAGAGATCCTAGTGAGATACCATGGGAAGCCAGAGATGATGTACCAGAGGACGAGGACGGGAAGCTGTAAGATCCACCAGACGATCCGTGAGAAGACGTCAAAGGCAGAGCGTAGCTTGCTCCGGAAGAGGCGGGGATCGAAAAACTCGGCGAACCGGAGGACAGGCCGTGAGATGATCCGGCGGAGATCGGTAGACTGTAAGCGGAACTTCCGCCGCTTCCGTACGCCGAGAGACCGTGGGTGCCGGCGGCGTAGACCGGTGCCATGTAGGTCGAACCCGAACTGCCGTGGAGTCCGAAGGTGACGGGTCCTTGTTTACCGGCGGAGGACGAAATCAGGGATCCGGCGTAACCGCCGCCGAATCCGCCGCCTCCCAGGCTCAATCCGGATGTCAGTGGAACGGAATAGGACAGCGGGGATCCGTGTCCGCCGAAGCCTTGTCCAAATCCGCCGGATGGGAAAGAGTATCCGCCACCGTGTCCGCCCAGGCTGAGGCCGCCAAGGTTATATCCTCCGAGTCCGCCGCTACCGAAACCTCCGAAATTTTGGAAACCGCCGTGACCCAGGGAAAGTCCGCCGCCGGAGCCGCCGAAGGAATGTCCCGAAGTTAAAGGTGCCGAGTAACCGCCGCCGAAGCTGTGCGAGGGAGCCGCCGAGTAACTAGCTCCCGAACTTCCGAGGGAGTAAGAAGATCCTCCGCCGTATCCATCTAGtgctcctctcttctcttttgtaGCGGAAGTCCCCGACGCTGCGGATGTAGATTCCCTGGCTTTTACTTTCTCGGAGATGACGTTCGCGAAAAGCAGGACGCAGATCCCTACCACGACCTgcgaacaataaaaaaatattcacaaatTCAATCGGTATGAAATCACAACGGAAAAATATCACTCGACTTTCGATCGACCCAATTTCGCGGAATCGATCCGCGGTACGtcgatcgtttatttttccgaTTCGTGATTTTCTCGATAAAGTTAGTCGGAAGCCTCGTCCCCATGCTTAGGtacgaaattcggaaattttgaacactggaaatggaaaaagtgaaaaaaaaattgataaaacgatttgaaaaaccgTCGATTTCGAATCACTCAAATTCAAATCGTGAACCCGTATTATTTTCGTCTACAATCGAGTTATCCGAAGCAAATCTTCGATCAAGAGGGGGGTCAGGAAATTCTACGTTATCAAGTTTAAGGCTCAATGAAAACTTACGAAAGGTTTCATCTTAAACGTATTTGTGCGCCGTTAAAATAATCTTGCGAGCGAGCGGCTACCAAATGAGTCCTGAGGTGTGGTATCTGATGCCATTGCACCTCAGAAGAGATCTTTTATATCCAGATCCCCTCTCGCCGGTGAAAGAAAGGTCTAGGTGAAGGTAACGGCTACTCCGCAGGCTCGACCGGCTACTACCCGGCTGCACTGAATTCGGATATTTCAACTGCTACGCGCACACAATTTGTATTGAAATTTGCTCTATCAAATTTGACAATGAGCCTGCCGAAGTGAACGAAGCGTATCttacgtacacatatttaACGGAGAACGGGCTTACGCAGCCACGTGGGTCGAGACAATATTCCgagggagatgaaaatttttatgtagCTCGTATCGTTCGAC from Athalia rosae chromosome 1, iyAthRosa1.1, whole genome shotgun sequence carries:
- the LOC110117277 gene encoding prisilkin-39-like, with the translated sequence MKPFVVVGICVLLFANVISEKVKARESTSAASGTSATKEKRGALDGYGGGSSYSLGSSGASYSAAPSHSFGGGYSAPLTSGHSFGGSGGGLSLGHGGFQNFGGFGSGGLGGYNLGGLSLGGHGGGYSFPSGGFGQGFGGHGSPLSYSVPLTSGLSLGGGGFGGGYAGSLISSSAGKQGPVTFGLHGSSGSTYMAPVYAAGTHGLSAYGSGGSSAYSLPISAGSSHGLSSGSPSFSIPASSGASYALPLTSSHGSSGGSYSFPSSSSGTSSLASHGISLGSLSGLHGSSYSLPLSSSSGSSHGISSSYSAPVSSVSSYSIPSSSGSSHGLSSGSSSYSYPSSSSAGYTVPSSSGSSYHSQSGESTSYSHPSSSVSISSSYGAPSSSSSGYSHPSSSSGESYGVPSSSGSGYSLSSSSPSSSYGAPSVSSGYSLGSSSGSGHGSAAILSALASASSHGSSSGYSLPSSSHGISDSYSPSSSHIGLSSGSADSSSYSLPISSGSYSGSDSGSSYSSYSSAPSSSYGSPSDSHGAYSAQAPRYIRYSGKSLQDNYAAGSNKYDTISYSSPGGKY